The window CAAGACGGCCGATTCGTTATCGAGGTGAACGCAGATGCTGCAGACAGTCAAACGCGCCCTGGGGTTCGACCCCAACGCCAAGGCGCTCAAGCGGTACAGATCGCGGGTGGAACGTATCAACGCGCTGGAGGAGACGGTGGCGGGCCTCAGCGACGCCGAGCTGGCGGCGCGGGGTCCGGCATTCAAGGAGCGCCTCGCCGACGGCGAAAGCGTGGACGAGCTGCTGGACGAGGTCTTCGCCGCCGTCCGGGAGGTGGCGAAGCGAACGGTGGGCATGCGCCATTTCGATGTGCAGCTCATCGGCGGAATGGCCCTCCACGAGGGACGGATCGCCGAGATGAAAACCGGCGAAGGAAAGACGCTGGCGGCGACCCTCGCCGTGGTCCTGAACGGCCTCGCCGGCGAGGGTGTGCATCTGGTGACGGTGAACGACTACCTGGCCAAGCGCGACGCCCGGTGGATGGGCCCCATCTACCGCTTTCTGGGCCTTTCGGTGGGCTTTCTGGAGCCCTTCATGGCTCCCGAGCAGCGGCAGGAGGCCTACGGGGCCGACATCACCTACGGTACCAACTCGGAGTTCGGCTTCGACTACCTCCGGGACAACATGGCGGCGCACCCCTCGCAGCTGGTGCAGCGGGGGCACGCCTACGCCATCGTCGACGAGGTGGACTCCATCCTCATCGACGAGGCGCGGACGCCGCTGATCATCTCCGGTCCCTCCGAGGACTCGCCGGAGCCCTACATCAAGGCCAACCGGGTGGCGAGCCAGCTCCGGAAGGACAAGCACTTCGAGATGGACGAGAAGGAGCGGAACATCGCCCTCACCGAGGAGGGCATCGCCCGCTGCGAGCAGGTGCTGCAGGTGAAGGAGCTCTTCACCGAGCTGCACCAGTCGGAGATGGGCCACCGGATCGTCCAGGCCCTGAAGGCCCAGCACCTCTTCCAGCGGGACGTGCACTACGTGGTCAAAGATGGCGAGGTGGTGATCGTCGACGAGTTCACCGGCCGGCTCATGGAGGGCCGGCGCTTCTCCGACGGACTGCATCAGGCCATCGAAGCCAAGGAGAAGGTCCAGGTGGGCAAGGAGAACCAGACCTACGCCACCGTCACCCTCCAGAACTACTTCCGCATGTACAGGAAGCTCGCCGGCATGACCGGGACGGCCGCTACGGAGGAAGAGGAGTTCACGGAGATCTACAACCTGCCTGTGGTGATCATCCCCACCAACATGCCCATGATCCGGGAGGACCACGCCGACGTGATC of the Synergistales bacterium genome contains:
- the secA gene encoding preprotein translocase subunit SecA codes for the protein MLQTVKRALGFDPNAKALKRYRSRVERINALEETVAGLSDAELAARGPAFKERLADGESVDELLDEVFAAVREVAKRTVGMRHFDVQLIGGMALHEGRIAEMKTGEGKTLAATLAVVLNGLAGEGVHLVTVNDYLAKRDARWMGPIYRFLGLSVGFLEPFMAPEQRQEAYGADITYGTNSEFGFDYLRDNMAAHPSQLVQRGHAYAIVDEVDSILIDEARTPLIISGPSEDSPEPYIKANRVASQLRKDKHFEMDEKERNIALTEEGIARCEQVLQVKELFTELHQSEMGHRIVQALKAQHLFQRDVHYVVKDGEVVIVDEFTGRLMEGRRFSDGLHQAIEAKEKVQVGKENQTYATVTLQNYFRMYRKLAGMTGTAATEEEEFTEIYNLPVVIIPTNMPMIREDHADVIFRTKREKFQSVADEVAEAHGRGQPVLVGTTSIETSELISKLLKARRIPHEVLNAKYHEKEAAIVAQAGREGAVTVATNMAGRGTDIVLGGSPEALADEEAARK